The following coding sequences lie in one Chanos chanos chromosome 4, fChaCha1.1, whole genome shotgun sequence genomic window:
- the LOC115810341 gene encoding gamma-aminobutyric acid receptor subunit pi: protein MTGDSSDPRILETSLIGAEVKEGEILPPTIQKLMKGYNKYLRPFFDNGPVTVGMSLDIASIDTISEINMDYTATIFLRQRWTDERLVFEGNKSLSLDGRLVELLWVPDTFIVDSKKSFLHDITVENRLIRIFPNGTVLYALRITTTVACNMDLTKYPMDKQTCTLQLESWGYNINDVMFYWTRGNESVSGLDTLRLAQYTVEDHYTSVSEAIYETGHYPKLIFHFELKRSILYFILETYVPSSLLVVLSWVSFWISQSSVPARICIGVTTVLTMTTLMMGARTSLPNANCFIKAIDVYLGICFSFIFGALIEYAVAHFCTLHHPDCNALMYDHKARQDCDEEMNGIVTTISSDSTKVKRRKEAPAPAPTPSPTGEPGGLSPSPSGSEVQNPEVPEKPLNRCIKTLTLIRKILRMVNCCHVENPHYIDNYSRVTFPLSFILVNLLYWTYYLYF, encoded by the exons gATCTTGGAAACCTCACTGATAGGTGCTgaagtgaaagagggagagattctTCCTCCTACTATTCAGAAGCTGATGAAAGGATACAACAAGTACCTCAGGCCTTTCTTTGACA atggtCCAGTGACAGTGGGAATGAGTTTGGATATAGCCAGTATTGACACTATCTCAGAGATCAACATG GACTACACCGCTACGATTTTCCTACGTCAGCGTTGGACGGATGAGAGGCTGGTGTTTGAGGGGAATAAGAGTCTAAGCTTGGACGGGAGGCTCGTGGAGCTCCTCTGGGTTCCTGATACCTTCATTGTGGATTCCAAGAAGTCCTTCCTGCATGACATCACAGTGGAGAACCGGCTGATCCGGATATTCCCAAACGGAACGGTTCTTTATGCGCTCCG GATAACAACCACTGTTGCCTGTAACATGGACCTGACTAAATACCCCATGGACAAGCAAACCTGCACCCTTCAACTGGAGAGCT ggggTTATAACATTAATGATGTGATGTTTTACTGGACACGGGGAAACGAATCCGTCAGTGGGTTGGACACACTGagactggcccagtatacagtGGAGGACCACTACACTTCTGTGTCTGAGGCCATTTATgagacag GTCACTATCCTAAACTCATCTTCCACTTTGAGCTGAAGAGGAGTATTCTGTACTTCATCCTGGAGACCTATGTCCCCTCCAGTCTGCTGGTGGTCCTCTCCTGGGTGTCTTTCTGGATCAGCCAATCATCAGTCCCTGCTCGTATCTGCATCG GAGTGACAACTGTTCTGACCATGACCACTCTAATGATGGGGGCGAGGACATCTCTGCCTAATGCCAACTGTTTCATTAAGGCTATTGATGTATATCTGGGCATCTGCTTTAGCTTTATTTTTGGAGCCCTGATAGAGTACGCTGTGGCTCACTTCTGTACCCTGCACCACCCTGACTGTAACGCTCTCATG tatgacCATAAGGCTCGGCAGGACTGTGATGAAGAGATGAATGGTATTGTCACCACCATTTCTAGCGACTCAACCAAAGTGAAGAGGCGTAAAGAGGCCCCAGCTCCAGCACCTACTCCCAGCCCCACTGGGGAACCAGGTGGCCTCTCCCCCAGTCCCTCTGGCAGTGAGGTCCAGAATCCAGAGGTCCCTGAAAAGCCCCTGAACCGCTGTATTAAGACTCTGACCCTTATCCGGAAGATTCTTCGCATGGTGAACTGCTGCCACGTGGAGAACCCCCATTATATAGACAACTACTCACGCGTCaccttccccctctccttcaTCCTAGTGAATCTGCTCTACTGGACTTATTATCTCTACTTTTAA